One Ricinus communis isolate WT05 ecotype wild-type chromosome 7, ASM1957865v1, whole genome shotgun sequence genomic region harbors:
- the LOC8261644 gene encoding NDR1/HIN1-like protein 13, producing MEERHSTIRVDSTADDPPLHPRPSPPNYNPVFWPRPFPSRKGSIQDRSSTASIESETYVIQIPKEQIFSVPPPENAIIAERYRNPETTKSPRRKRLLCAIITFVVFVAMIGLTIGALHVVFNPEVPSFSIVNVHLINNPHSSHHKKNTHIGYEISLSAKNKNARMQNSYGNGHTTLLFKGHKIGTGKFPEFGQDADSSKKIQLSLTSSNGALPHDIEESIGDEKGKRHVTLSLKMNFPLKMKLWSKVIDVVCNFKVGSLGSAGGALLCAIAKDENNQIFLIRWVIVEAENEFYWTWFLKLVTEELNMTYRLGWSFISDQQKVIWASQCYL from the exons ATGGAGGAGCGGCACTCAACTATCAGAGTTGATTCCACCGCCGACGACCCACCTCTCCACCCAAGACCCTCACCGCCCAACTACAACCCGGTTTTCTGGCCAAGGCCCTTTCCTTCTCGTAAGGGTTCAATCCAAGATAGGTCAAGCACTGCATCCATTGAATCAGAGACTTATGTTATCCAAATTCCTAAAGAACAAATATTTAGCGTCCCTCCACCTGAGAATGCTATCATTGCCGAACGTTATCGAAACCCGGAAACGACAAAGAGCCCTCGCCGCAAGCGGTTGCTGTGTGCTATCATAACGTTCGTCGTGTTTGTTGCCATGATTGGGCTAACTATAGGAGCTCTTCACGTTGTTTTCAATCCTGAAGTTCCTTCTTTCTCCATTGTGAATGTTCATCTCATCAATAATCCGCATTCTTCTCATCATAAAAAGAATACGCATATTGGCTACGAAATATCGTTGTCGGCAAAGAACAAAAATGCAAGAATGCAAAATTCTTATGGCAATGGTCATACAACATTGCTATTTAAGGGGCACAAGATAGGAACAGGAAAATTCCCAGAATTTGGTCAAGATGCTGATAGTTCAAAGAAGATTCAATTGAGTCTAACTAGCTCAAATGGAGCACTGCCTCATGACATTGAAGAAAGTATTGGAGATGAAAAGGGAAAACGACATGTCactttatcattaaaaatgaattttccgCTGAAAATGAAGCTGTGGAGCAAGGTAATTGATGTTGTTTGTAATTTCAAGGTGGGGTCGTTGGGTTCTGCAG GTGGGGCCTTATTATGTGCAATTGCTAAGGATGAGAATAATCAGATATTCCTAATACGTTGGGTTATAGTAGAGGCAGAAAATGAATTCTATTGGACATGGTTTCTGAAGCTAGTGACAGAAGAGCTGAACATGACATATAGGCTGGGCTGGTCCTTCATCAGTGATCAACAAAAGGTAATATGGGCTTCTCAATgttatttatag
- the LOC8261643 gene encoding PLAT domain-containing protein 3 → MAVNTLLLSFLFFLAFSTVSVSGQDCVYNVYIRTGSIIKGGTDSIISVRFYDAYGEYVEIPNLETWGGLMGPNYNYFERGNLDIFSGRAPCLSAPVCAMNLTSDGTGPNHGWYCNYVEVSTSGVHATCSQQQFTVEQWLATDAPPYELTAIRNYCPSDDKIKSFDRINKSSAAAAAM, encoded by the exons atggcagTCAACACTCTCCTTCTCtctttcctcttcttcctAGCCTTCTCCACCGTCTCCGTTTCT GGTCAAGATTGCGTGTATAATGTATACATAAGAACCGGATCGATAATAAAAGGAGGAACAGACTCTATCATAAGCGTCAGATTCTACGACGCATACGGCGAGTATGTAGAGATCCCGAATCTGGAGACATGGGGAGGTCTTATGGGCCCAAATTACAACTACTTCGAGCGAGGAAATCTCGACATTTTCAGTGGTAGAGCACCATGCTTGAGCGCTCCAGTCTGCGCCATGAACCTCACTTCTGACGGAACCGGACCTAATCACGGATGGTACTGTAACTACGTTGAGGTCAGCACTTCTGGTGTACATGCCACTTGCTCCCAGCAGCAGTTCACGGTCGAGCAGTGGCTTGCCACCGACGCGCCGCCATATGAATTAACTGCTATCCGAAATTATTGTCCGTCTGATGATAAGATCAAAAGCTTTGATCGGATTAATAAGTCTTCTGCTGCTGCTGCCGCCATGTGA